DNA from Aggregatimonas sangjinii:
AACCAAATCGGAATGTTTACTGTAGGTACCCGCATTGCCTTTTATCGTTACCGCTTCGGGGCATAATTCCCGCGCCATTTTCATGGGCATGCCCGAATGAATACCATACCCTCGGGTCTCGTAGCTACAAGCGGCCACTACGCCACGGTCGCTCAGCCCACCGACAAGGACCGGCTTGCCTTTTAAACGGCTATCTATTTGGCGTTCTACCGATACGAAAAAAGTATCGAGATCTAGATGTAAGATTGTTTTGTTCATTGCTATCCTAAAAACGGATAGCTAATATATGGAATTATTCCTATTTTTTGGATTATATCCAATATATTACAATAAAAAAACGTCCTGCATTGAGCAGGACGTTTAGTACTTAAATCGATTGAATAGTTAAGTGCTTTTATACAAACGCAAAGCCTGTAGCTATTCTAAAAAGCAATGCGTAGAGCCCCATTGCAATTAATGTGAAACTAAACCATGCGTAAATTTTCATGTAGTTTTTCAACAAATAGTTTCCCAAATTTCTAAATCCTTCTAAATAAATTTCCCTAATAAGTAAAGTTGTCTTCATATGCATTTCATTTTATATAGTCTACTGCAAAGATGGTGCTAGATAGGAAGTTTAGTATATATAACAGCTAAAAGGATAAAAATTCAGTTGAAAGGAAACACCTTTGCAGCTTAACCGAATTGTATGCATTTTAAAGATCGTTTTTCACAGTAGCGACCGATTCTTCACATTTTGAAAGGAAATCTAATAGATTTTGCCCCTAGCGATACGAATAAGGTTGCAGGTACAAAAAACCCCGTTTCCTAAAATCGGAAACAGGGCTTTCAAACAAACCAACTCAAACCTTCGGTAATTTCTTATTGTCCGAATTTGTAGCCAAACGTGGCCAGAAGCATCAAGTTTTTCAAATTGGAGGTATTGGTCGTAGAAATATCGAATAGACCGAATTCCGTTCCGATACCTACTTCGAAACTATCATTGAAAATGATTCCAACGCCAGTATGGAAACCTAGATCTAAGCTTTTGAAATTATTGCCCGCAGTATTGCCGATCTCTAACCGCTCACCTGCAAGATTTGCGGAGACCAGCACCCCGACATTCAATCCGGCAGTAGCAAAAAAGTATCCCGAACCCCCCACTTCAAAAAATTCATAGCGCGCTCCCACAGGAAGGTCAAGGTAAAACAGATTGAAATTTCCGGCAGCGGAAGAAGCTCCCTTCTTTGCGAAACCAAGTCCCGAACCTAGATAAAAGTCGTCGGTCAGATCAAACTCGATGGTGCCTCCTATCTTGACTCCCAATGCCCTCCCAAACAGAGCATCGTCACCCGGGTCTGGGGACGTGATGTTCGCGAGCCCAATACCACCTCTAACACCAAAAATTTGTGCTTGGGTCGAAAAGCTTGCCATTACAACCATTAAAACCATAAGTACTTTTGCAGAATTTTTCATAGTCCGTATTTTTTGAAGATTATGGATTTTCGTGTTCTCGAAACATCCGATTATTTAGATGGGAGAAAGGTATAGAGAAAGCCTATCCAGCGAAATACCCCCTAAGTTGTATTTTTTTCTACTGGTTTTCCAGTATATTGAATTTTAGGTATTTATAGTACCATATAGATATAGTATATTGGCTTTAGCAATGATGAAACACCGAAATCGAATGCGCGTTTTATTCCATCTAATTCTACTATATCTACCCTTCAGTATTTCTGGCCAAATAGAAGGGGAACAGTATAGAGATAGCCTGCTTATGGAGCTGCAGCATTTAAAAAACCTCGAAAAAGAACAGCAAGACGCCGACATCATGAGTGACAAGGTAGCCCTCCTTTGTTTACTCGCGAGGGAATATGATGGCATTGATTCTACTAAAACCTTTGATTTCGCTTTCGAAGCGCTAAAAATCAGCGAGAAGCGCGAATACCGGATTGGCGTAATCGACGCCAATTTTACTTTGGGAAGGGCATTCATGTATATCGATCCCACCGAGGCCGCCGGTTATCTAGAGGAAGGGTATCTGCTGGCGGACAAACTTGTTAAAAACGATTCTTCGCAAAAACTATTAAAACTTTGGGCAAATGGGACCTATAATCTCGGCCTTAGCTATGGTTATATGGGAAAACACCAAAAGGAAATCGAGTTTACCAGCCAGGTAATTCCCGTTGTTGAAAAATTGGGAGATTCCCTTTTTCTAGCGAATATTTACACCAACCTAGGTGTGAAATACCTGAATCTAGTCAATCATAAAGATGGATATCACAGCTTGAGAAGAGGCCGGGAAATCTATAAATCGCTGAACGACCCACAGGAGACGACGTTTAATATCATTCAAATGGCAATGGCCTTCGAAGGTCTAGATTCTTTGGGTCAGATGAAGAAGACGTTGGCCGAAGCCAAAGTTCTTCTTGAAAAGTACCCCAATGTCTTCGACAAATTCAATTACAACCTACAAGAAAGCCAGTATTATCTGCGTACCGAACGACCGAAGAACGCCATCGAATCACTTGACCGGATTCTAGGCCTGGTAGAGAACGATACAAACTCCAAACTGTACGGAATGGTAATGCAGCGCTATGCCAGAGCCTATAAAGGAATACAGGACTTTGAACGTGCTTCTGACTATGCTACGAAGTATATCGCCAACTCAAAAGCGACGCAAAGCGGAATGGGTTGGTTCGAAGGCCTTTATGAACGTTCGGAGTACCATGCCGCGGCCGAGCATTACGAAGATGCCTATAAAGATCTGTTATTGGCCGTTGATATCTACGATAGCCTGGAAACTATGAATACCATAGCCAAGCTTGAAGAACTAAATATCAAATTCGAGACTGCCGAACAGGAAAAAGAGATATTGGGCCTGAGAGTTAAAAACGAGGAAAAGAAATCGCATGCCTATCTTTTAGGTGCTTTGGCCAGTATACTGGCCTTTATACTTTTCATAGGATATTATGCCTATAACCAAAAACTGAGAAAAGCGCGTAAGAAAGAGCTCAGGCAGGAAGCAGAGGTGAATTTGCTAAAACAGGAACAGCAGAACAAGATTTTTTCCGCTATGATAGAAGGGCAGGAGAAAGAACGCAAACGACTGGCCATAGATCTTCACGACGGTCTTGGGGGAAGGCTAAGCGGTATTAGCATGAACCTTTCCAAGTTGGATAAGGACGAGCCCAAACAATATCCGAAGAAACAATTACAAAAGGTCATGAAGGACCTGGACGATTCGCTCACCGAGTTGCGAACCATAGCCAGGAACATGATGCCGGAAACCTTGGTGAAATTCGGACTTCAAGCAGCATTGAAAGATTATTGCAGCAGCATGACCGGAAAGGACACCAAGGTAACACTGCAATTTTATGGTGGGGACAAAGGCATCGGAATACAACAGCAGGTAACGATGTATCGGGTGATACAAGAACTGATCAACAACGCCATTAAGCATGCAAAGGCTTCGGAAGTTTTGGTGCAATATATGCGCGAGGGAAACAATGTGGACATCACGGTCGAAGACAATGGTATCGGTTTTGAAAAAAATAAGAATAACACCCACGATAATGGAATGGGATTATCGAACTTACGAACCCGAGTAGCCTATTTAAAAGGGGACCTCGATTTTCATAGCGAAGTCAACGAAGGGACAACGGTTAACGTACATATCAATATCGATGCAGCATAAACCTATTAGCGTACTGATCGTAGATGATCACCCGATGGTCATCGAAGGACTAAAAACCCTTTTGAGCGATGATGAACGGGTTGCCATAAAAACCCATTTTACCAACGGGCAAGACACCCTTGATTTTTTGGAGACCGAAATCGTAGATGTGATTTTATTGGACGTAAACCTTCCCGATATCAATGGTGTGGAAATGGTAAAAATGATTCTGGACAAACGCGCGACCATCAATATTCTCGGCTTGAGCACCTACAGCGAACCGAGCATCATCAACCAAATGATCAAGAACGGTGTGAAAGGATACCTGCTGAAGAATGCCACTTCCGATGAACTGGTCACTGCGATTTCACAGGTTCACGAAGGTCATTTTTATTTTGGAAGCGAAGTACAAAAAATTTTGGCGGATTCGGTGACCCAGGAAACGCAGGATATTCCAAAACTTACACGAAGGGAAACCCATATCCTAAAATTGATCGCCGAGGGTAAAACGACCAATACCATTGCGGAAGAACTTTTTATAAGTCCGCTTACGGTGGAAACCCATCGACGTAACCTCATGCAGAAAATGGAGGTTTCGAATGCGGCATCCCTTATCAAAATAGCGATAGAAAAAAAGTTGATTTAGCTACTATGGCACATTCCAAAAGTGCGTGAAGCTTCCCAAGAATCGACTGTGCGTCAATTTGGCCATTACCTTCCCGTAAAGTTTTAATGTAGTTTTAATCGCTCCATAGCGAGATTTTCGTTACAAACCATCCAAATTAATACGGCATAAAAAAACCGTAGACCTACTTATTTTTGACTCCGTAACTTTTTGTCCAAGAAATTCCTTGCCCACATCATTCTACTAGAACCCTATTTTCATCCCTATTGCCTAAAACATATTTTAAAATGTAAACCTCCCGCAAATCAATCCCCCTAATTCTTGAAATCTCACTATATTAGTCAGATACTTAAAATTGAAAACAACCCAATATGCAATTCAAAACAATCAACTACACGAAAACACTAATTTTTGCGCTAACCCTCGCGCTTTTGTCATGCGGGGAAAAACCGGATGACACCCCATGGACCGAGCTGTTCGATTCCAAAACACTTAATGGTTGGTCGCAGCTGGGTGGTGAAGCAACTTACGAAGTTCGGGATGGGGCTATCGTAGGGACTACGGTTTCCGGTACGCCAAACTCCTTTCTTACTTCAGACAAAATGTACGGGGATTTTATATTGGAATTAGAGTACAAAGTAGATTCCTCTATGAATTCGGGAATTCAAATACGAAGCAATAGCTATCCCCACTATAAAGATGGCAGAGTACATGGCTATCAAATTGAAATAGACCCTTCGGACCGCGCGTGGAGTGCAGGAATCTTCGACGAGGCTCGCAGAGGATGGCTGCACCCTTTGGCAGACGACAACACCGCCGCAAAAGAAGCCTTTAATCAGAACGACTGGAACCATTACCGCATCGAAGCCTTGGGCGACACCCTGAAAACTTGGATCAATGGTGTTCCCGCTGCACATTTGGTCGATGATCAAACCGATAAGGGATTCATCGGTCTACAGGTACATTCCATACGGGACACCCAAAAAGCCGGGACCGAGATACTCTGGAAAAATATTCGTATCCTGACTGAAGATCTGGAAAAGTATGCCCAAAAAACACCGTTGCCCCTTGTCGATAAAAAGAATGAACTTACCAAGAACGAAGCAGATCAAGGTTGGAAAATGCTTTGGGACGGCGAAACTACCGAAGGGTGGAGGGGCGCGAAATTGGATAGTTTTCCAGAGCAAGGCTGGATCATCGAAGATGGGGAGCTTATCGTACTTTCCACTGGTGGCGAAGAATCCGCTGCTGGTGGTGATATCGTCACGACCAAGAATTATGGCGATTTTGAATTGATGGCCGATTTTAAGCTTACCGAAGGTGCCAATAGCGGAATCAAGTATTACGTCGATACCGAAATCAACAAGGGTGAGGGCTCCTCAATCGGTCTGGAATACCAAATCCTTGACGACGACAAACATCCTGACGCCAAAGAAGGAAATCATGAAGGAAGTAGAACCGTAGCCTCTTTGTACGACCTTATACAGGCCGATCCGAAGAAGCCGATAAATCCCATCGGGGAATGGAATCGAGCTCATATCATCTCTAAAGACAATCATGTAGAGCATTACCTGAACGGCGCCAAAGTCTTGGAATACGACCGTAAAAGCGATGCGTACAGAGCATTGGTTGCCAACAGCAAGTACGTTAATTGGCCCAATTTCGGGGAGTTGGACAGTGGTCAGATTTTATTGCAGGACCATGGTGATCGGGTCAGCTTCAAAAACATTAAAATCAAAGAACTTACCAAAGAATAAACCTATGACAACGAGACGCAGTTTTATAAAAAAGACCTCAGCTGGTAGCGTTGCTTTATCCTTGGCCGGGCTAACACTACCCTCAATGGCCAACGCCAATATCCTCGGCGCGAATGACCAGATCAATTGTGCGGTCGTTGGGGTCCGTAGCCGTGCCAAGGCACACGTTTTGGCCATTCATAGCTGCGACAATGCCAAGATTCTTTATAGCTGCGATGTAGACGATACCATTTTGGAGGAACACAATACCTGGTGCCAAAAAAACATCGGTTATATCCCGAAAGTAGAAAAGGATTTCAGGAAAGTTCTCGAAGATAAAGATGTAGATGCCGTATTTATCGCAACTCCGGAACACTGGCACGCCCCAATGGCCATACTGGCCATGCAAGCAGGTAAACATGTGTATTTGGAAAAGCCATGCAGTCACAACCCCCATGAAAACGATCTGTTGGTCGCTGCCCAAAAAAAGTATGGAAAGAAAGTGCAAATGGGCAACCAGCAACGCTCGGCCAGGACTTCCATCATGGCCATAAAGGATATCAGAGAGGGTATTATCGGAGAGGTGTACAAAGGGGAAGCCTATTATACAAATAATCGCGGTTCGATCGGTATCGGTAAAGAAATCGAAGTGCCTAAAACCTTGGATTGGGAAATGTGGCAAGGCCCAGCGATTCGGGAGGCCTATAGGGATAACATTCACCCTTACAACTGGCATTGGTTCCGAACCTGGGGAACGGGCGAAATACACAACAACGGCACGCACGAAATCGATCTTTGTCGATGGGCCCTAGGCGTTGACCTTCCGGATAGCGTTACTTCCTTCGGAGGTAAATATACCTATGAAGATGACTGGGAGTTCGCAGATAACCAACAAGTAACCTTTACCTACCCTGAAGATAAATTCATTACCTGGACAGGCCATAGTCGCGGCATGATGCAACCCGAACAACCGGGACGCGGAGCGACAATTTACGGTAGCAAGGGTGCCATTCGCATGGACCGCAACTTTTACAAATTATTCGATTTACAAGGAAACCTTATAAAATCGGAAATGGAAGATGCCGACAGTGCCACTACCAACACTATGGGACAGGGAGGCTTGGATGTCAACCACGTGGGCAACTTTTTCGATGGCATACGAACCGACAAGTCATTGCACGCCGAAATCAAGGATGCCAGTATCTCTACCATGCTTTGTCATCTCGGGAATATGGCTCAAGATGCGGGTGAAACCTTAAAAATCGATCCAGCTACCGGAAAAGTCCTTAATAACGAAAATGCGATGAAAGCTTGGAAACGCGACTATGCCATGGGTTGGGAACCTAAGTTGTGAGAGTTCTGTTCATTACCATCGATTGATTTTAAACCATGTAGTTTTGCATGAATATTCCTTAAGTAAAAAGTTGAAAATGGCGTACTAGCCTATAAATGTCAGCAATGCATTTTTGACCGCCCTACACTTTAAGGGAATTTCTGCCTAGAAGCTATTTTTCCAACAAAAAGAACCAAGAACAAGTCCCTCCCCTTTGCGGGAACTTGCTCTTGGCTCTTGATTTTTAAGCAATCGCTTATATAAATGTTACTTTTAAGGGAATTTCTTGGGAAATTCTATTTCCGGACCATGATCCGATGTGAAATTTCCTCACCGTTCACCATCCCTTTTAAAATATACAGACCCTCTGAAATGGTTGCGAGATTTACGGTTACTTCTCTTCCTCTAACCGTTGTATTCACCTCATGGCTTACCGACATGTAATCTACAAGTACGAATGTATCAATGTTCGATACGGTAGTGCCCCATAAGATGGTCGCAAAGGTATTGGCAGGATTTGGATACAGCAATTCACCCTTGGAAGCAATGGTTGAGCCAGCACTGTTTCCGTTAGGCTCAACGCCCCAGACCAGTTCCCCATTGATGTATGCGGTAATGGTCGTGGTTTCATCGAATCGATTACCAATTTCTTTGAAGGAATAATCATCGCTCTCGTCAAAAGAAGACCAATCCTGTTTAAATATCTGGGTTTTGATGTCCCCTGTTCCACTAAAGGCATACAAATCGCCGGCATCGGCCGTAAAGCCGACCTCAAAATACTGTTCCGAACCGTTAGCGGCCGTAGCGAATGACCCTATAGTGTTGTCCTTTCCAAGTTGAGCATAATCGATACGCGAGTTTAATGCAGCTGTATTTTCCGGTGTAAACCAATAGCGCATCGTAACATCTTCCAATGTCACTCCCCTATTACCTACATTAATAAGCTGCAATTCAGGCTTTATTCTGTTGTTGGTTACATTATCCCTATTGCGATGGAGCACCCTGAGCTGTGGCTCCTGATTTTCCGAAACTTCAGGTTCTTCTCCCCAAATGAGGTTACCGTCCCAATACACCGTGATGGTGTTGGTCTCCATGAGCTTTGTAAAATCGGCATAGCTATAATCATCGCTTTCATTAAAATCGGAAAAGTCACTTTTGGAAATTCGAGATTTAATAACTCCGGAATTCCCGAAAGCCGCAACGGAAGTTCCCTCGGCAAATGAGTATGTCACATAATAGTTGGCACCATCACGCGCATCGGTCAATGCTGTAAACTCACCAGCGATATTCTCATTGCCCAACTGGGCATAATCAATGTAAAAATTCAACGGATTAAAGTCCTCGGCCGTGAACCAATAGCGCACCGAAGCCCGATTTAAATCTATTTCGCTATCCGACTCGTTTCTCAACAGAAGCTGCGGTTTAATGTCGGAATTATCCAACTTGTACTTATCGCCATCTTGGTAATCGACAATAAGAAAGGGCGCTATAACAGCTACTTCTTCGGAATAACAGGAAAAACTGTCCTCCTCGAGCAATGCCGCTACTCGATAGGTATAACCTTCACCGGAAGTTACTCCCGAGTGTATGTAGCTTGTTTCATTGCTAGACAATCTCGCCAATTCGGCAAAATCACCGTCTTCGGTCTTGAATTCCAAAACGAATCCGGAACTTTCGGACAAACTGCTTTCCCACGTAATTTCTACTTCCGTTGGGGAGATCCCCTTGGCCGAAATTGCCTCAATTGCTTGAAGGTCGATAATAATCTCTAAATTTTCGGACACACTAAGAACATCCGAAGCCAAAATAGTACCGTTTTTGGAAATCGTGTAGGGCTGGGGAACATTAGATGCCACGTTGTAAAAGCTCAAAGATCCATCTTCTTGTGGGAATTTTAACTCCCCATTAAAACTGACCAAAAGATCCTGTAGATCAGCCCCGCAGTTAGCGATATTCATTTGCACCGTAAAAGGAGTCGTCTCCGTAGGTACATCATTGTAAATCTCCGACCATTCACTGATACCGATGACGGATTTATAGGGCTCAAAAACGGCATCTTCTTCTGGAGTGCCAGCAGCATTCCATACAAACCAACCTTCCTTTTTCTGATCGAAGCCGTCAAAAGTTCCCTCTTCTACGGTCCATAATCCAAATAGTAAGCCCGCCTCATTGGGGTTATCGACCCATCTGTGCAACTGAATGTTTTCTATGGAAGGCAAACGTTGGTCGGTCTTTTTCCAGAAGTAAGCCAATGCGGCCGCTTGCGTCGTTTCGTTGGCATTGGGACTTTTTTCTGGATTGGAACTGAACCCGTTCTCCGATAACAAAATCGTCCGTACTTTTTTACCATTGTACAATAGGTCTTTTTGCCGTACGTAGGCATCGATCATCTCAAGGTTCTTCGGTGTGATCTCAGGCGTATTGAAATTGAACTGTGTTTTTGCCGGTGGATCGTTCCAAACATTGGGATTGAATAGATTTACCGGATAGGAATGCCATCCGATGCCCCATTCAAAATCCCCTTCTTTTTTACTAAGGTCTACGAGCACATTCAAAATATCCTTTGATTTAAAATTGACCGCGCTTACCGGTTTACTGTTAAAGTGTTTGGTGAAGGAAGTAAACACTTTGGCCGTAGGGTTGTGTTTTCTAATCGTGTAATGTACGGTCCTCAACGAACGGTTATAAATTTCGGTATACAATTCCACTGGCTTCTGTCCGGCATGTGTCCAAGCCGTATGGGCATCCACCTCATTGTGTATGATCCATTGGTCGAGACGACCGTATAATTTGTCCGGTCTTGAATAGCGTTCCGAAAGAAAATCAACCATGGCTGCATAGTATTCAACACCTTCGGCACTGGTTACATTGGCCATGCTGTAGAGCCCTAAACTTGCATCTGGATGAACGAAAATCCGATTTACATCCTCATTCGTTATGTTAATGGGTATCAAGAGAACAAAGGCAGCTTTGATGTCGCTATCGGATAATCGCTTGAGACGGGTGTCCAAATTATTCACAAATCCCGTATTGATGTTGTAGGTCTTTCCGTTAAACTCATGTGTTAAGTCCGATGGGTTTAAACTGAAAACCCCATTCAACAAGAGGTTGATTTTCATACTCTTGATATCAAGGTCTTCCAGATCCTGAAAATTGGACAGTGTGGAAGGCGTTAGCCCATCGAGCCCTTTTATGGTTTCGGCCTTATCTTCGGCTATGTTATTCTCGCTAATTCTGGAAATGTCGCTCGCCCAGGTTGCATTCGAAGTGTATTCGTAGGTAGTGTCACCGGTTTTGGAAACCACTGCCCAGCGCGAATAAAGGCGGTCATAATTATGATCGGAACGTGCTTGAAATCTTTCCAAATTCACCGAGAAAGACCCATCTTTAATGGTTAGGGGAACGACAACATCAAATTCGTTTTGATCAAATCCGTATAGATGGGGTTCTATTTCTGCCAGAAAGAGCCCATCGGACCCGTTATTAATTGTTCCGGAGATACGAACGGAATCCAAATCTACCTGCACCTTGGTGATACTATCCGTGAAATTCGTACTTAGATAGTTCAGGAACTCTTGGTTGATGGCCCTACTCACAAATTTATCGCTCGTTTGCTCATCGGTCAATTCCTGTGCGGTTGGTTTTCGTAAGGTAAAGTTTCGAACGAATATGGTTTTCTCTTCCCCTTCGTTTTTTCCGAAATCAAAACGGAACACCGTGCGTTCCGTGTCTTGAAAATTATCGACGATCAATCTTGGATTGATGGTGAACTTGGTCCAATCGGTGGCGGGTGGGATTTCTCCGGCGACCAACTTTTGGGCACCGGTGATTGGCGGGCCGTAGAAAACTTCCAACTCATTATAAGGCTCTTCGGATCGATATTCAAATTCTAGAATGTAGGTATCGTCGATATCGTAAATGGCGGATATGGGTTTAGACCGTATCCATGGGTCATTTTCGGAGGTGTTCAGCTCGTAAGACCCGTCCGGCAGTTCGGTGCCTACCAGAAAAGGACTTGTAGCATTCACGTCCAACTCAAAAGCCACCGTTTCCTTTACTTCCAATGCTAGCTGCTCGGCGTTGGTCGCCTCTCTAAGCACCAGGTTATTTAAATTGATATCGAGATTGGGCAACCTGCCCAAATCGAATCTCAGGATATCATAGGTAGCATCGCTCCAGTTGGGTGCGCTAATAGACATTATGGCGCTAAAATTCGTTGGTGTCGAGGCGGCTGGCAGACTACCCAATTGTGCCCTTCTAGCTCCACTAAATGGCGTTCCAAAGAAAATCTGCAAATCGTCCAGACCACTTTGCGAAGTGTAATCAAAGCTGACTACGAAAGTCTTGTTCGGATCGTAGGTGGTCGTTATTTCTTCACTCGCCACCCACGGATCGTTGCCTAAGGTCGCGACGTCATAACTGCCATCGGGCAGCTGGGAGGAAAGTGTCAATTGGTTGACCGCATTGCCATCTAGATTCAGGGGAATTACCTCACCCGGAGCCGCTGCACGCAATTGTACATTTCTGACAGTCAGGTTTTGCCCAGGCGTTTTACCAAAATCAAAACGGATACGTTCATAAGCGCTGTCCCAAGTGGGTGCCTCGTACTTCATAAACGCTTTGAAAGTGCGATAGGTAGAAGAGGCAACCAAAGGGCCGAAATCTACACGTCGAGCCGGGTTGACCGGTGCGCCATAAAAAATTTGAAAATTGTCCAAACCTTCTTCCGCGATATAATCGAAACTGATGACATACACGGCATCGGGATCAAAATCGGGAATAGGTCGGGTCTGAATCCATGGGTCGGCCCCTTGGGTAGCTAGCTCGTAAGTACCCGTTGGGTTTTCTGTTACGGCCAATTGATTTTTCAAACTTGGATTAAGTTCGAGTGTAAGGTTTTGTGCATTCGAATTAAGGCCGAATAACAGTACAAAAACCAATAAAAAAAGTGATGAGGGTAATTTTGTTTTCATAGTTTTTAATTTGTGGGAAAAGTAGCGCGTACAAATGGAGAAACCATCCTGTACTTACAGGTAAGACGCTAAAAATCAATTCATTGTTTATTTAAATGGTGGTCTCATAATGTCGCAGCAGTACCGAGAGCATGATTTGTGAGGAACTCGAATCGCGTTGATGGAGCAAAACCTTTTATTCGTTTCGATCCCCCAAACAAGTGTGCGGCTGGTTGCGAATTCCAACTTTTTGGATTCAAGCGATTTCCATTGCGGCTTCAAACTTGAAGCTGCTTGTCACTTACGCAAATTCGCGTCGACAAGGTGATTTCGGAAAGGTAGATCTAATGCACTCAAATCCGTTATTTCTCGGTCTGCCGTGTCTTGATCTCGAGCGGGTCGTCTGCAAGGTCTCCTGTTTCGACGCGCCAATTCTCCAGTGCTTTTTTTAACTCGGACTGTTTTTCGGCATAGGCTTGGTCACCTGCAAGATTTGTCAATTGTCCCGAATCGTTATCCATATCGTACAATTCTTCAAAAGGTCTTCCCGATTCCAATTGCTTTAAAAGTCTGTATTGTAAAGGATGCGAATCTTTCGCCTCTAAAGTCGCCTGATAACTTCTATTGGCCCAAGCTTCCTCGACCCTCAAATCCGCCGGAAGTTCGTAGCTCTTTTCGTGCATAAGATTCTGGATGTAATAGAAACGCCCGTCAAAAACAATCCTACTGGGATAATGCTCCACCCGCGGCGGACCATGGGAATTGTGCTCTCCGAAAATATAATCCCGTTCTGCGACTTTTTCGGCTTTACCGGAAAAAATAGGTCGTAAGGATTTTCCCTGCACTGTTTCAGGGATGGCGATATCCACATAATCCAATATGGTCGGCATGATGTCTATATGTGAAATAAGCGCCTCGGAAACCTTATCCTTTGTCACTCCGGGACCACTGACGATGTAGGGCACATGCAAGCCGGCATAATAAGCAGAAGCTTTAGCCCGATGATAAGGCTCACCTTGGTCCCCCGTAAAAATAATCAAGGTATTTTCCAATAGATCATTCTCCCGTAGTGCGGCTATAATTTGTCCTGCACAGGCATCGGCCAACTGTACCGATCCA
Protein-coding regions in this window:
- a CDS encoding DUF6747 family protein translates to MHMKTTLLIREIYLEGFRNLGNYLLKNYMKIYAWFSFTLIAMGLYALLFRIATGFAFV
- a CDS encoding porin family protein → MKNSAKVLMVLMVVMASFSTQAQIFGVRGGIGLANITSPDPGDDALFGRALGVKIGGTIEFDLTDDFYLGSGLGFAKKGASSAAGNFNLFYLDLPVGARYEFFEVGGSGYFFATAGLNVGVLVSANLAGERLEIGNTAGNNFKSLDLGFHTGVGIIFNDSFEVGIGTEFGLFDISTTNTSNLKNLMLLATFGYKFGQ
- a CDS encoding sensor histidine kinase, whose product is MRVLFHLILLYLPFSISGQIEGEQYRDSLLMELQHLKNLEKEQQDADIMSDKVALLCLLAREYDGIDSTKTFDFAFEALKISEKREYRIGVIDANFTLGRAFMYIDPTEAAGYLEEGYLLADKLVKNDSSQKLLKLWANGTYNLGLSYGYMGKHQKEIEFTSQVIPVVEKLGDSLFLANIYTNLGVKYLNLVNHKDGYHSLRRGREIYKSLNDPQETTFNIIQMAMAFEGLDSLGQMKKTLAEAKVLLEKYPNVFDKFNYNLQESQYYLRTERPKNAIESLDRILGLVENDTNSKLYGMVMQRYARAYKGIQDFERASDYATKYIANSKATQSGMGWFEGLYERSEYHAAAEHYEDAYKDLLLAVDIYDSLETMNTIAKLEELNIKFETAEQEKEILGLRVKNEEKKSHAYLLGALASILAFILFIGYYAYNQKLRKARKKELRQEAEVNLLKQEQQNKIFSAMIEGQEKERKRLAIDLHDGLGGRLSGISMNLSKLDKDEPKQYPKKQLQKVMKDLDDSLTELRTIARNMMPETLVKFGLQAALKDYCSSMTGKDTKVTLQFYGGDKGIGIQQQVTMYRVIQELINNAIKHAKASEVLVQYMREGNNVDITVEDNGIGFEKNKNNTHDNGMGLSNLRTRVAYLKGDLDFHSEVNEGTTVNVHINIDAA
- a CDS encoding response regulator, whose product is MQHKPISVLIVDDHPMVIEGLKTLLSDDERVAIKTHFTNGQDTLDFLETEIVDVILLDVNLPDINGVEMVKMILDKRATINILGLSTYSEPSIINQMIKNGVKGYLLKNATSDELVTAISQVHEGHFYFGSEVQKILADSVTQETQDIPKLTRRETHILKLIAEGKTTNTIAEELFISPLTVETHRRNLMQKMEVSNAASLIKIAIEKKLI
- a CDS encoding DUF1080 domain-containing protein, encoding MQFKTINYTKTLIFALTLALLSCGEKPDDTPWTELFDSKTLNGWSQLGGEATYEVRDGAIVGTTVSGTPNSFLTSDKMYGDFILELEYKVDSSMNSGIQIRSNSYPHYKDGRVHGYQIEIDPSDRAWSAGIFDEARRGWLHPLADDNTAAKEAFNQNDWNHYRIEALGDTLKTWINGVPAAHLVDDQTDKGFIGLQVHSIRDTQKAGTEILWKNIRILTEDLEKYAQKTPLPLVDKKNELTKNEADQGWKMLWDGETTEGWRGAKLDSFPEQGWIIEDGELIVLSTGGEESAAGGDIVTTKNYGDFELMADFKLTEGANSGIKYYVDTEINKGEGSSIGLEYQILDDDKHPDAKEGNHEGSRTVASLYDLIQADPKKPINPIGEWNRAHIISKDNHVEHYLNGAKVLEYDRKSDAYRALVANSKYVNWPNFGELDSGQILLQDHGDRVSFKNIKIKELTKE
- a CDS encoding Gfo/Idh/MocA family protein, which gives rise to MTTRRSFIKKTSAGSVALSLAGLTLPSMANANILGANDQINCAVVGVRSRAKAHVLAIHSCDNAKILYSCDVDDTILEEHNTWCQKNIGYIPKVEKDFRKVLEDKDVDAVFIATPEHWHAPMAILAMQAGKHVYLEKPCSHNPHENDLLVAAQKKYGKKVQMGNQQRSARTSIMAIKDIREGIIGEVYKGEAYYTNNRGSIGIGKEIEVPKTLDWEMWQGPAIREAYRDNIHPYNWHWFRTWGTGEIHNNGTHEIDLCRWALGVDLPDSVTSFGGKYTYEDDWEFADNQQVTFTYPEDKFITWTGHSRGMMQPEQPGRGATIYGSKGAIRMDRNFYKLFDLQGNLIKSEMEDADSATTNTMGQGGLDVNHVGNFFDGIRTDKSLHAEIKDASISTMLCHLGNMAQDAGETLKIDPATGKVLNNENAMKAWKRDYAMGWEPKL